A stretch of DNA from Paenibacillus albus:
GATGGAGTCATGTGCGGCATCATACGGATACGTACATCGTTGGCAGCGATCCAGAAATAATGGCGCCTCGCCCGCCGAAGTTTAGCCAGTTGATCCGGGGAGCTTTTCGGATTGAAGACGTTAAGGGTAATACGCCTAAAACATTGTTCCTGCACGCCATCGGCCATCTCAACAAGGACGAGAAAGAGCTCATTCCGGAAAGTCAGTACGGCAAGCTCCGTTGGGAAGCACGTATATTCATTGGTGTGTTTGTAGTCTTGATTGGGCTTTGCTTCTATCTGCACAGTATTCTGCCGCTTATGTTCATCGGATTGCCCGCTTACTACGGCTCTTTCCTCATGACAGTGCTGAATATAACGCAGCATATGGGGCTGTACGAAGATAAGCTAGATCACCGGCTCTGCTGCCGAACCTTCTATACGAACCCGATTCTCCGGTTTCTGTACACGAACATGAACTACCATATGGAGCACCATATGTTCCCGATGGTTCCGTATTACAACTTGCCGAAGCTTCATGAAGAGATCAAGCAGGATTGTCCTGCGGCCGCCCCAAGCTTCACTGCTGCGGTTCGCGAAGCGGTCTCTGCATTATGGCGTATCCGCAAGGAACCGACGCATGTTGTGACCAAGTATCGTGAATTCGCTGAACGTATTGAGCGAGATGCGAAAGGCGCATAGCTTTAGCGTAAAAAGTAGCGCAGCGCAAAAAAGGCTGATCCTGGTCAATCCCAGCATCAGCCTTTTCATGTAATCCGTTAAATCCAAGCCTTCAGATGCACTTGGCGAATAAATTCTTCACGCGTCTGAGGCTCGCCTTCGATTTCTTCCTCTTCGGCATCCTCGATGTCACCGTTCATAATGCGCTTGAACAGCTCCTCATTATGTGTGGCCAATGCAAAGTCGATGAGCGCTTCCCTCTCCAACCGATCTACCTCAAGCCGCATGAGCACTTCCTCCAGCTCCACATCTGCAGCAGGCACGTAGAAATTACGGTTCGCCTTCGGAACTCGAATTACATAGTCGAACGCGTTGTCCGCATTGCGGTCATACGCGATGATATAGCCATATTCCCCTACCGGAAGCCCTTGTTCAAAAAGGTCCGACAATATGATTACACGCTGGCCTAGCTTAAACATGCACAACCACTCCCGTCACCTTTCTATCTCCTTCTATCCTACTAAAAAATAAGATTGAAGTCCAATAGAGCGAGATTGCTAGAGTGCATCAATTGAAGGGCGTCTGCGAAGCAGTGTGGATGCTGCGAACTGCAGCGCAAGTATGAGGACTATCGTAGTCGCGACGCTTGCCGCGAGGTGTCCTTCGCTTGCTGCAGCGCCATACTGCGAATACGCCAATTGCGGCAGCATTCCCGGGCTAAACGCGAGTGCATGCGGAAATGCAGAAGCAGTTAGCGCGAGCAGCGCCGCCACGCCAAGCGAGCAAGCCGCTGCAGCCGCTCCGCTTCGCAGCCACGAGCTGAAGAATATCGTCAGCGAGCCCGCGAGGCAGAGCCAGAGGCTGAACAGAAGATAGGCATACAGGCTGTTCAGCCAATCGACGGAATCAAATAATGCAGTCGTATAGTACAGAGCAGCGCCGAAGCCGCCTGCGAAGGCGATGATGACGAGCAGCGCCATCGCTGCCCATTTTGCCGCAACGAAAGAGAGATAGGAAATGGGTTTGACAAGAATCATGCTAGTCAGTCCGCTTGATCGCTCTGCCGAGATGATGCCCATGACCGAGAGCGACAGAATGAGAAGCCCGATCGTATTGAACTGCCCCAGCGTCTGAGCCATCACTTCGGAAGCCGTCGGCTTAGGAATCGAAATAACAGCCCCAGGCGGCAAATTACCGGCGTGAGCAAGGATGTCCGGCAGAAAATAAGACATGACCGGCTGCATCGCGCCATACAGAATAAACACAAGCGGCACCCATAACAGCTTATAGCTGCGGACCAGCTCCAGCTGTTCCTTACGGTAAAGGACGAACCACTGCCTTATCCCCATTGTC
This window harbors:
- a CDS encoding fatty acid desaturase; this encodes MSDAAAKRDYSITGPERFHAMEKGLVSADWYKCPIPRKRLKELMVRRNGPALRDILLYLAAIVATGYLAYLSWGTWWAIPAFALYGTVYFVGSVSKWHEYSHGTPFKTGWPNEVIYQFTSFLILVQATNFRWSHVRHHTDTYIVGSDPEIMAPRPPKFSQLIRGAFRIEDVKGNTPKTLFLHAIGHLNKDEKELIPESQYGKLRWEARIFIGVFVVLIGLCFYLHSILPLMFIGLPAYYGSFLMTVLNITQHMGLYEDKLDHRLCCRTFYTNPILRFLYTNMNYHMEHHMFPMVPYYNLPKLHEEIKQDCPAAAPSFTAAVREAVSALWRIRKEPTHVVTKYREFAERIERDAKGA
- a CDS encoding ATPase, with protein sequence MFKLGQRVIILSDLFEQGLPVGEYGYIIAYDRNADNAFDYVIRVPKANRNFYVPAADVELEEVLMRLEVDRLEREALIDFALATHNEELFKRIMNGDIEDAEEEEIEGEPQTREEFIRQVHLKAWI
- a CDS encoding ABC transporter permease, giving the protein MTMGIRQWFVLYRKEQLELVRSYKLLWVPLVFILYGAMQPVMSYFLPDILAHAGNLPPGAVISIPKPTASEVMAQTLGQFNTIGLLILSLSVMGIISAERSSGLTSMILVKPISYLSFVAAKWAAMALLVIIAFAGGFGAALYYTTALFDSVDWLNSLYAYLLFSLWLCLAGSLTIFFSSWLRSGAAAAACSLGVAALLALTASAFPHALAFSPGMLPQLAYSQYGAAASEGHLAASVATTIVLILALQFAASTLLRRRPSIDAL